A genomic region of Eucalyptus grandis isolate ANBG69807.140 chromosome 5, ASM1654582v1, whole genome shotgun sequence contains the following coding sequences:
- the LOC104445013 gene encoding uncharacterized protein LOC104445013 produces MEERKLNFNSPLLSVRRYSMPTSSSSNKGRKIQKSLSSRRHTLPSSDSDSNMDQVTEPVAVPFTWEHIPGKAKDNDQKSKVLLLEGPSVSPRLPPRRSREFPLARHLEGPSSNNITAKLDSFKQERTGEKEGDFKEDDDDDDEDAYSDAVETLSPPESLSFSVNCSVSGLSGTDGPVMKPSGTFSVDSQTRDFMMGRFLPAARAMALEAPQYSSRKQPATTEQTRDVKKLIVSESRPPPKQYSMEIVQYYKQDAWEEESADEDEDKGEENNNYGSVSAKGCGLLPRLCLLNPIPGMKPRSSSPISFMSRMKGASKDGPPRSQSQPKRADSEHKLDHGNLTPKLPGVENRMLSSSSRFNYSGELRARGGLSPYRRSRNDGVSPQRNRPALPPPEGFGFLGLSKEANNIDPSRLKLLLKKVDNMQKVSTKLTANQSNGLTSPAAEKTLYVDTVNTEAKSCCDSSSSNLEVLSNRAAEDMESRSDTRKTEENPSEESSFQDIECLDFQKSGTALGQDLSVPIDASPSSCFSTLTGQVETMRISAGGDSNINTTLMVKNVDKEEMDVTSLPLPLLKSPSESWLWRTLPSIPSRHPLSHLTSTTNSKKQDAKVSGADTKWETIVKTSNLHHDHVRYSQELISHVSEQPKF; encoded by the exons ATGGAGGAAAGAAAACTGAATTTCAACAGTCCGCTCTTGTCTGTGAGGCGATATTCGATGCCCACATCTTCGAGTTCAAACAAAGGGAGGAAAATTCAGAAGTCCTTATCCAGTCGACGGCACACGCTCCCCTCGAGTGATTCAGACTCGAACATGGATCAAGTAACGGAACCAGTTGCTGTGCCTTTTACATGGGAACATATTCCTGGCAAAGCTAAGGACAATGATCAGAAATCTAAGGTCCTGCTTTTAGAAGGACCTAGTGTTTCTCCGAGGCTGCCTCCACGAAGATCTCGGGAATTTCCACTTGCCAGACACTTGGAAGGACCTAGCTCAAATAATATCACTGCTAAATTAGATAGCTTCAAACAAGAAAGAACAGGTGAAAAGGAAGGTGACTTCAAGgaggatgatgacgatgatgatgaggatgcttATTCCGATGcagttgagacattgtctcctCCGGAGTCACTCTCATTTTCTGTTAATTGCAGCGTAAGTGGTTTGAGTGGAACAGATGGGCCAGTTATGAAGCCTTCGGGAACCTTCTCAGTAGATTCACAGACTCGAGATTTCATGATGGGTCGCTTCTTGCCCGCAGCAAGGGCAATGGCCTTGGAAGCTCCTCAGTATTCTTCCAGAAAGCAACCTGCTACAACTGAGCAAACAAGAGATGTTAAGAAGCTCATTGTCAGTGAAAGTCGACCTCCTCCGAAGCAATACAGTATGGAAATTGTACAGTACTATAAACAAGACGCATGGGAGGAGGAAAGTgcagatgaagatgaagataaaGGTGAAGAGAACAATAATTATGGGAGTGTATCAGCCAAAGGTTGTGGGTTACTTCCTCGTCTATGCCTCTTAAATCCAATTCCGGGAATGAAACCAAGGTCGTCAAGTCCCATCTCTTTCATGTCCCGAATGAAAGGAGCAAGCAAGGATGGTCCTCCTCGATCGCAAAGCCAGCCTAAG AGAGCTGATTCTGAGCACAAGTTGGACCATGGTAATCTCACTCCTAAGTTGCCAGGTGTCGAGAATAGGATGCTTAGCAGCTCTAGCCGGTTTAATTATTCTGGTGAGCTGAGGGCGAGAGGTGGATTATCTCCTTACAGGCGTTCTAGAAATGACGGTGTTTCTCCACAACGAAACAGACCAGCTCTGCCTCCTCCTGAAGGATTTGGATTTCTTGGCCTATCGAAAGAAGCCAATAACATTGACCCAAGCAGGTTGAAGTTGCTTTTAAAGAAAGTCGACAATATGCAAAAAGTTTCGACAAAGCTTACGGCAAATCAAAGCAATGGTTTGACCAGCCCTGCTGCAGAGAAAACTTTATATGTAGATACTGTAAATACTGAGGCAAAATCATGTTGCGATTCAAGTTCCTCTAATTTGGAGGTGCTCTCGAATCGTGCTGCAGAAGACATGGAAAGCCGTTCTGACAcaagaaaaacagaggagaatCCTTCCGAAGAATCTTCTTTTCAAGATATAGAATGCTTGGATTTTCAGAAGTCAGGGACCGCCTTGGGACAAGATCTCTCTGTGCCGATAGATGCTAGTCCCTCTTCTTGTTTCTCTACTCTCACAGGCCAAGTTGAGACCATGCGCATATCGGCTGGTGGAGATTCAAACATCAACACCACCCTGATGGTGAAAAATGTTGATAAGGAGGAGATGGATGTCACTTCACTTCCCTTGCCTTTACTGAAATCTCCTTCTGAGTCTTGGCTTTGGCGTACCCTGCCCTCAATTCCATCGCGACATCCATTGTCACATTTGACCTCAACCACTAATTCCAAGAAGCAGGATGCAAAAGTATCCGGTGCTGATACCAAGTGGGAAACCATTGTAAAAACTTCGAATCTTCACCATGATCATGTCCGTTATTCTCAG GAATTAATTTCTCATGTTTCAGAGCAACCAAAGTTCTAG